The region TGCTTTCACATGCAGTCAGGCCACACACTCTCACCACAAGGGACCCAAAATGCAAATTTCCTTCTCATATTCagtttctcgctctctctcacacacacacacacacacacacacacacacacacacacacacacacacacacacacacatgcccttGGGCAGGCCTTTGGGCAGATGCAGATAAGACTTAGGAGAGGAGGTGCATCTGATAGTGTGCTGGGGAATCCATCAGGCTGACTTGGGCAGTGGTTAATAACTGTCTGCTGTCTGCCGTGTCCTCATAAAAGCCACGCTGCGGACCCACCGGTGTTTACCACACAAAGACTTCAAAGCGTGCGTCACTGAAATCACAACAGACACTCAGATAAACTGTCTGCTTCCTTTGCATTCCCTTCAGAGTTTCTTtaccccccccacatacacgcgcacacacacacctcccacatTTCTCCttagctcctcttcctgtcctccaatCCACTCATCCTCAGAAGTCTGCCTGTTTTAAGCAGAGTTAAAGCTAGAGCAATAAATAAGGCATATTATGGCCTTTTAACACAATGAATaatgtaaaacaataaaaacttaATATATAACTACGTTAGCCTCATTCTGCCATGCCTAAGTGTATTGTACGAATgtcctgtgtgtgcgcgtgcgtgcatgGGTCTCATGAAAGTGTCAGTGTTGAAAATGCCTGTCTGAGTGTTTGCTGAAGGGGCGCTAATGCAGACGTGAAGCCATTTTTTATGACAGGACAGAGGTACTTGCGTGTTTCACAGACGTTCCCGGACCCTTTTTGTGCCTCCGACGCATGCAAAGATAACCGCACTGCCTAAACGCCGtctcaaagcaaagcaaaaataatgaaaaattcTAAAAACAATAACTCTTAGCTGTTCGGTTCAACAGCCAAGGCTGATTTTGTATGCTTGTGTCTTACAGTCCCTAATGCTGCAAACCCAGCTGCACCAGAGGCCCCCGAGGATAACACCATACCGGAATCCAGTCCCAGTCCCCCCGACCAAGGACAGGTTGGACCCGAGATTTCAGGAAACCCTGGTAAGAAATTGCGAGATTAACAGTTCATGCATAGAAAACACTTTTAGAGTCATCACAGGCCTCACACAAGTATAGAAACTGCAAATATTTTAGTAAAATAAAGGTTTTCGAATAGTAAGAAAATTAATATTCACAGCCTTAAGGGTTCACAGGGAATTATTACACATTAGTCcataaagagaaaataaaattcatAGCTGAGTCGCCCTTAGTAATGCATTTTTATGCCACAGGCATTCATTTGGATCAAAAAAAGCGGGAATGAGGtgataaaatatattaaaactaGTTTTATACACTGTAAAATCATGCTAAAACTAAAAGTATTAACCCATAAGGTAACCCTTTGCTAAGCAACCGGTGCTTGATTTGCTCTACACAAAGATAAATGTCCTCCAACCTCAAGACAAACTTCTCTGTTACAAATCAAGTAAATGAAGATTAAAGACAGAGATGATTGAATGAGTAACTCAAGCCTCTTTCTGCTCAGGGCACtccatatttcctgttttccgCCTTCTACAGAAGGCACCACTTCCAAACATTTTTTCCATGCCCCGCTTCACCAGTCTCCAAGACAAAAACTTCCACTCTCCACATATGGACTCTTCTGCCTGTCTCTATATGATAAGCTGCCCTCATTTAATAATTGCTTATTTGACATTAGTTGCATCTATAAAAGGATTTTCTAATGTCAGATTTCCTCCCTGTTTCCAGGCTTTCGGCTGTCTGCCATTGTTAGATCAGTGATTACTTCAACACAGGGAGCGTAGGGGTGCAGGGAAGGACAGTTGAGTGGCAGATATTTCACAAATAACATTTCTGACTGCTTCCCTGCAGTAGACGGAAAGCATGAAATCCCTGGAGTGCtctggtttcaccagagagtttgGAATCAGTCGCCCTCTGACGACATTTAGCCATAAGGTCGTAAATGCAAAGTGGTCAGTGGTCCAGCACTGGAGACGGTCATTAGTTGGGATGGCAGTCTCTAGAGGTATGAGGCTTTTGTGTGGCTGTAAGGGGGGGTCATGGACAGTGAAGTGGTGGTGgcgttggaggaggaggaggtgagttcTGCCTtttggcagcagctgcatgcaTACATGGAAAACAGATTTGCTACTTCTCAGATTTCAGTTGCTGGAGGAGCCAGAGTTATTCTCTCTCATCCAGTAcgacccccacctcccctcttccaccaccaccccccacctttTCTGAACCTCTTAGACAAAaggataaaataaaatcagatgttCAGACGTGCCCTCTTCATTCTTTTTCCATATCTCACTTGGCCTTTGCCAGACAAACGTGGCCTCGACATGTCATACAATTGCTCAGACTTATCAGAGCAGGAATCTTTATCCTGATGAGTGATGACTCCAGATTTCATTAAGAGGCTATTTTGATTAAGATAATTCAATTAGATTACATCAATGCAGCCTTTAGTCATGTCGGGCAAACAACAAACAGCGATGTGATCAGAGTTGATTTGGGAACCGAACATCTGCTCATGACGGGACTGGCCTACAGTAAATCTAGTTGCTCCTCTGATTGCTCACAGCTCTCTAAGGGGCCACATGGAAATTATTTGAACGTCTGCATACAGCAAGTGTTAGATTTTATTTGGTAAGGAATCAATGACCTCCCGGGTTATTAATATTGGATTTGGATCCTTCCCATCCGTTGTACAGAACCTGAAATACCTTCTCGCCAATGTGTAAACATATAAATATGGAATGATGAAAAAATAACCACTCCCTGTTTTGCCCCTCTGGGAGTTGCAACACTTTCCAGTTTAGTAAATCCCAGTGGATTCTGCATGATGTGGAAAATTTTTATCTGATAATCTCAACTTTTATGTAAATTTGGACCTCATCCCCAAAAAAATTGTCTGCTTTGTGCGGTTGCTTGGTTGAGTCCTCCTAAAGTCATCCTAATTCAAGTTTTATCAAACATTTAATATAATTGATTCCCAATTTTTACTACTACATTTAATTCTATTGGAATCATGGAAAATAGGATATAGCCACTAATCTTTGCTAAAGActggatttcatttttattcattctttagCATTTCCAAAAATACAagaaacagaccccccccccccccccccatgcactTAATCCCACAGTGAAAATTGGAAGAATTATGTAATATGGTGCTTTTGTTCCCACTTTGGGTTCCCCACCTCCCATGCTGACAACTTTAATGACTCTGATGTCATTTCTCTCTCTAGACCACAGGAATCAGGATAATTCTGGATCTGCGAGCAACACTGACGGCATCTTTCAGTCCAAAGTTGCCGTCTTCTCCGTCATCGGAGCTGGCTGCATCGTCTTCCTCTTGctcatcctcctccttgtcATTTTACTCATTAAGATGCGCAAACGTGCCAGGAAAAATGCCCATTCACAGCCTCGCCCCTCAGCTCTGTCTCTTAGCACGCTGTCCAATCCGAAGCTTCCTGGGGGCACAGCTGGCACGGAGcccagtgacatcatcattccGCTGCGGACAGAGAACAACTACTGCCCTCACTATGAGAAGGTGAGCGGCGACTATGGCCACCCGGTCTACATTGTCCAGGAGATGCCCCCACAGAGCCCGGCCAACATCTACTACAAAGTTTGACACTCTACACGGCCAGCAGAAACAAAAGAGGAGCGCTTGATTTATGTTCATGGGAAGAACACTTTCCGCTTTGGGACTTGATGCTTCCTCAAGCCCGTGTTATTTCTACCACCTGCTGCACAAATCTGGAGAGACGTGCACTGAGCAGTAACCAGCACGTCTGTGGGCTGACTGCTGagagttttattttgttttgattgTCAGAcaccctcctccttcaccctcctctcacctcctttCCTCTACCGCACCACGCTATACTATGATGGGGGGGCAGGGCCGGAGGACGCCAAACGATGGAACTCTTGCTTCCTGGTTTGCTGCCCCCTCGACAACGCAGGATATGACTTAACTCACTTTTCCTTAAGACACTCCGTGCTACACCCAACCAAACACACCCTTGTAGCATGCTAGCCAGCAGCCGGCAGCCACAGACCCAGGATGCCGGGCTGCATTTTGTGGGCGAGTACACgagtgtgtgcctgtgtctccgtgtgcatgtgtgcgtgtctgttAGTCAGGACTCTGTGCTGGGCCCAAGAAGCTCTCCAGATAGCTCAGGTAATAGGCACAGTGTATGAACTAATGTGTTCCTCTCCCTTCGCACCTCTGACGTTTGCCTTACTTAAGTATTTTTGATGGTGGATTTCCTTGAAACCCCCGATTCAGTTCACAAAGCAGTTGTATTTTGTTAGTCTTTTTCCTACAAGTGCACAATGTATAGTCAACTAGTTAATTATTGCTCCAGTGGTTCATCAGTGTCATCTCCCATGTCATCCATTGTTCTCATCCTCCCTGAGAAACCTTGACTTGGACTGTTGTTGCCAAGGTGTGtgcacacgtctgtgtgtgtgtacctgtgtgtgtgtgcgtgtgtgcgtgtgtgcgtgtgtgcgtgtgtgtgtgtgtgtgtgtgtgtgtgtgtgtgttagttaatACTCCCATCTCTGGTCTGATAAGAGCTTTACCATTACTCTGGTATTTATGACCTACTTATGTGTGTTAAAAgatacgtgtatgtgtgtgtgtgtgtgtgtgtgtgcgcgtgcgtgcgtgcgagcgtgcACATGCACTGGGCATGTCCAGACAATCCTGTATCTGGCAAGACGTATTGACACATCCACGAAACACTGAGTTATTGTTTTGCTAGCTTCAGAAACTAGACAGACAAACGGATTCGCCAAAAGACAGACAAGTTTTGGATCCTAGAAAAATCTTCTAGCAATCCAGCTGGCACAGAGGGAAGGTTTAATATGTCTGATGTGCTGCACGAGAAGGTTTTTAAGACAGTCGGCAGGTTAACATTTGTCTGTTCCGACTTCTTTGCCATGGCGCGAGCATCAAAGGCTTGGAGAAGGTGGGTGTAGGCTGGATGGTCGTTAGTGATTGGCTGGCCTACATAGGTAGGATGCCCTATATTAAAGTTGGATAGCTTGCTACAACTGAATTTTGGGTTACAGCCTTGTCACATGCCAATTGGCTGCCATCTGTAGATGAGTCAGTGGCATCACCAGCATGTGACTAATCTATGTGCCATCTCTGTGCCCACACTCAGCAGCCGGGGAGGAGAGACGGCGACAGTGACAGATACAGGAGAAAATGTTCCTGTGACTTGGCTTTAACCTGAGAACAAGATGAGGATTTTGTTGTAGGGGGCGGGTTTAAAGGAAAGGTGTgcgctcttttttccccatcctCTCGCTGGTCTTGctgtgaattaaaaaaaaaaaaactgctgtgCGGCAGATTCCACAGTCACGGTGTTCAGCAGCCGGCGAGGGGAGCGCAGCAGAGCTGTTACGGGGCGACGCACGGAGGCAGGATTTATTGCTGCTGGATGTGCACAAGACGTGCACACCGATGCTCACTTTATTACATTCAAGTGTAGCCCGTGTCAGTGTAGGTGCTCCAGCCTGGGACTGCTTAGTCGTGCATTTTTTAGCTCGCGAGTTTTCGGGACTGGAACTAAGTTTCAAACTGTGCGGCTGGCAGAGGAAGCTCCTATTTAATGACGTGTGAGAAGAGAGGGGAGCAGATAAGGGGGGCTATTCCTCAACACGAGGTGATGTTTGACGCACgtcagcgcgcacacacacaccgagactGATGGGTCCAGGTCTATCTCCAGTCGGGCTGCCGGTTAATGTTTATTCACCGGCGAGGTCGCCTATCTTCCGCTGCCACATACTATCGCCATTCACGTACGCACAGGACTCTGCTGAGTTAAAAGCCAGCCCGTCGGCTCGGGTTAAGACTCCAGCGGCTTTTGCGTGTTGTTAACCTCCGAGTTAAAGACCTAAGCAGCTGCTCGTGCTTTTGTGGCCCTGCGTTCTAACTCGGCATGCAGCCCTCGGCGGGCCTCTGCGAAACCCATCAGATCAAATATTTTTGTTTCGGATCGGCGCGCATCTATTCACCTACACCAGCCAAGGGAGTCATTATCAAATTATTATAAACCATATCTCATTTTCTATTCATTCTTGTGACCACTTAATGTTATTCAGATTTtggagagataaaaaaaaaaacacaactaaaAGAAAGAGACATGTAAATATATGGATAGAGCCCGAATTAAGATGTAATTTCACCTGAAACACTGCTCATAAGAAATTTTTAAGATTAGATTTTTGTAATGGAGGATGTTTGTAAATAGCTGTCttattaaagtgtgttttgtatGAATGAATTCTTGcatttttgtctctgtttgCAATAAGTTTCTATTGTTTCTTTTAGCTTTCAACAGAATATTGCAACTGACACGtgaccttgttttattttattttatttttctgtatcCAGTATTGTCAAACAAGACTTTGTTATCACGTGTTTGAAAGGAAAGAGCTTCAGAGTTTTCACATGGCCATTCAGCAGAAACTGTCCAGGACAGACGCTTTGAAACGGGATGTTGAAATGATACAAAATGATACGGCGCCCGTTAGAGAAGGCACTTAACTCTGCACATGAAGACCGTGTTATTCCACTGCCTTTGAGTTAGCTACACCTTCCACTCTGTTCTAAGATGtaacaaaaacattttgctCCAgggaaatgcatttttttctcccccctccgtTTTAATAAGCCTTGTGGGCCTGACAGAGAGAtgaagacacagagagagagagagagagagagcaatgtagacagagtgggagagagaaaatAGAAAGGAGGCTACGTACGCGAGTGTGACCACCCATAAATCACCCGGTTTACGCCACTCATTATCTCCCTTAGCTccctttgttttaaaaatgttctctccctcctttcctaATTTAGCACAAGGTTCTTGGTATGAACCTCACACTAGGTTGACGTCTGCTAATATTCAACGCAACagtattattgtttttttcttcaatgtGCATGTCTAAGCAAACCCTGTTGAATTTATTTCCCTTTGTTTGAATCCTAACTGTCGGcctttgttattttattttaattcactcttttctttttgccgCTTCTTCACATAACCTGTTGGCACCAGCTACAAATGGAAATGATGTTCCACCAGTTTGGAAACTACCGCATATTGATAAATAAAATTTTTCCCATGGAACTTGTTTTTGGAGAAgtctttcttttgtctttcattGTTTCACCCAGGGGGAAAACAAACCTCTCCCGTTGCTCCGTTCACATTGGTTCACGGTTGGAACAAAAACCAGTCGTTTAccctcactcctcctccccacctccccaaAATATACCCCTCACCTCAGGGGTCAGAGCTGCACAGATGGGTTTGTTCTGATACATTAGTCAGATTGAAATCAcaagcaggcttcataaatttGTATTCGGGGAGGATGGACACGCCTTTTTGCATAGTAACGAAGGGCTGCATCAATCTGCTCTGCCCCAGTGTCCTCCAAAATTACATTTCTTCATACATGATtaaatctgattggctgcaatCCGTATCTCCATTGAATTTGCctgaacctgcaggaggactAAGCTGAGAGTCCTCGGTAGAGCAGCGGTGACGTGAATGTCATTAGAGTGATTGGGTATTTTTCTCCGACAAACACGTGAGTCGATGATGTCAGTGGAGACGGAGTAGGCAGGCGAAGAGACGGATGGCAACGGCGAGCAAAAACTAAGGgcaatgagagacaaaatgtGCCTGTGGCTTCACTGCCCCCTCCCACTCCCACCCCACGTCTACCCCCACCCTCAGTGTTTCTCTCTGTGCCCCGGAGCAGGTACGTTCCTCTGGTTCCCGAGACGCCCCCATAGATCCACGTTGCTGTGGGTTTATTAAAACCTTCCCTCACTgagctactgtgtgtgtgtgtgtctgtgtctgtgtctgtgtctgtgtgtgtctgtgtctgtgtggttgttCTAAACCACTGTCAACAtcacaaaaacaatgtttattCTTCTTTTGTTAACCCTCTgacttaagaaaaaaaacaagcaaatattAGTCTGATACTCAAGTCTACCACACCTTCACCTCATTTCTAATACTGCTTAAATGTTCTTACTTTTATACCCTAAATTGAGACAAATGTGCCACCTCATTTCTCACACTAATAAACATCATTGATCCTTCGCTGTCCCTGAATGCACCACTGACACCATCGCTAGTTGCTGCACCATGTGCTATATTTGTGGATAAGGCTGCACAGAGTCGCTGTGTGTCTCAGCAAAGGTTGCAGTGGTTGAGATGCAGTTTTCCTGATGTTTTTTGACTCGTACCCCGTCAGCCCAGGGCAGAAGTTTTTTGTGTAGATTTAATGAGCATCAGAATAAGACAAACATAACAAGGTATGTTTGGCGGATGTCTCCCGCATTTCCTCTACATCCTCTGCATGTTTGAATAAACTCTTCACCTTTTTGCGGAGGTTTTTCTGGTCGACTGCACATCGggcaaatgataaaaaaaaacccaaaaaaacccaacaaatatGTTTGTGTCGCATTCAAAAAAGTGGTAACGCTGCAGTCCGAGTGAAAAATCCAAAGGTGCAATGCAAATCCCTAACATCCCATCTCAGGGAAATGATATTAGTCACTGGAGAGTAAACAGTCAGGCTCAGAgctttaaatgtaattttataaACATCACAACATCGGTGAGGAGGCCCACGCTTCTGTCCTCCGTCGGTGTTTTGTCTGCGTGCGATGCAAACACGGAGAACACCCACGGATCGGAATCAAAGGCAGCAGGTGTTGATTTCTGTCTGCACCAGACAGGACGCAAACAGACACAAGTCACACAAAGCAGCATTCCTGTGTCCGGGCTATTTCAAGCACCGAAGAAATCGCGCTGGGTGTTTGCATTCTGTGTTGACCCAAAACCAAAGGATCTATTCTCCCTCCTCAACGACATTCTGCAACTGACACCAGTCAGAGTGTGAGAGATTTGTTCAATGTACCTCTAGATTAATGATAGGCTGAATAGAGAGTAGCAGAACTAGTGTGTATGTGCTTCTAAtcattaaaatgaccaaaaagatCCTTTCACCTACATAACTACAGGTTATATTTATGTTCACACCACACCAGGCAGCACAAAGACACTGATACACAAGTTGCAGAAACTCCTGCCTTCCATGTAGTTGTGCGTCTGGACCCTCTTGCGTCTCCATGATGACCGCTTAAAAAATGCTATTTTCATTATTATATTATCAGATGACGTCAGCAGCAGGTTTTCCTCCAGTTTTCATGTTTGCCTTTGTCAAACGGCGCATATTAAACCTGTTGTTATAACACCCCTGTGGCTTTTTCACTTCTTCTTAGCGTGCACACTTCTCGACATTCTTTTCCCCACTGTGTAACACGGTGGCTTGCATGTCTTTATAGATGGAACAAGTCACCTGGGAAAGCAACAGCTGCTGGCAGTTTGGGGCAGCTTGGGAGCAATTTGATTTCTACTCATTTAAACCCACCACCATGAATACTAATCGCAAAAGTACATTTGAGAGAAAGCTCCCTTAGTTACTAAATGAGTAAAATGTGAACAATTAAACAGATATTTTCAGGAGTTAATACAAGCAATGCATTTTTTCTGGTAAATTTTATACTAATATTGAAAAAAGTTCCATAAAGTCCACAGTGAGCACCCTCTAGACTAATTACCTTCAAACTGGTGTAATCCAGACGAGCATGTTATCTTCTAGTGTGGTGAAGCATAAATAAACATGTCTTTTGTGAGCTGAGTAATAAATTCTTACTGGTGGCCTTTAACCAGAGACGGTCCCGCCGACGTTAGCCTTAGCTTCGCGTGCTTATCACTTTGTTTGCAACGACAACACTGCCTGCGGGGCGCGTCGTTTTCATTTCTGTTGAGGCCACGAGGCCGGTGGCGGAGCCCCGGGTGGAAACTGAAGTCGTCAGCAGGAGATGTAAAGCGATAGCTAACCAGATGAGGGAAAGAATTCAATAGCAGTGGCACGACTCCTTCAGCAGTTGGCACCACATCTTAGTCTCGCCTCATGTTATTTCACTCACTCGGAAATCTGCTGCGTGTGCAGGCGCTATCCTTGATCTCCCCCAAAGCAGGCAAGTTCAGCACTCCACAACTTCCTCTCTGTGACAGTGCATCTCTTAGTCAATATAGCTTTTAAGCGATTTGGGGCCATCTCGTGTTTTTTTACATATGGGTTGTGCAGGGGCCCTTGTAACTCACGCCAGAATCAATACGACAATCACGGGACATGTTTGCTCTCATGTAATGCCCATTTAAATAATTAAGGACTTAATGTCTCACTCACCATTCATAAATAATGCAGCACCCTTAATGCCTTTTATCAAAAGCCTCGCATCAAATATCACGTTGATTCTTTGGGTCAGTCGTGGAGGAAATCGGAGACAGCACAAAGAAATTGCATTTCTGAGGAGGAAAAATCCAGGAAAGCAGAGTTCATTACTCAAATAGTAACATATGGATTGCCCATGAAAGCACTAATTAATGGGATTCAAATTCCAATCAGGGTTCTTTTTCAGTCCCGCAGGAAAATAGAAATTTCACCGAAGCATCTTTCTTTAGGCGTGTTGGGAGTTGCACAC is a window of Takifugu rubripes chromosome 14, fTakRub1.2, whole genome shotgun sequence DNA encoding:
- the efnb1 gene encoding ephrin-B1, which translates into the protein MAGLGCWKYYLWIFILMCRSALPSAKTLETIIWSSQNTKFVPGKGLVIYPDIGDKLDIICPKADQGRDYEYYKLYLVKREQAESCSTVLDPNVLVNCNKPEKNIKFTIKFQEFSPNYMGLEFKRNVNYYITSTSNGTVEGLENREGGACKSQAMKVIMKVGQVPNAANPAAPEAPEDNTIPESSPSPPDQGQVGPEISGNPDHRNQDNSGSASNTDGIFQSKVAVFSVIGAGCIVFLLLILLLVILLIKMRKRARKNAHSQPRPSALSLSTLSNPKLPGGTAGTEPSDIIIPLRTENNYCPHYEKVSGDYGHPVYIVQEMPPQSPANIYYKV